AATACTGGACATTAAGCACAACAATAAAATGGGACCAGaagaaaaaacagacagagacaACACAACATCCAACCCAAGCAGGTGAGAACAGTTTTATAACACTTTTCCCAAATATCATGACACATTTATGAAAAAGTTCAATGAaactttaaaatcaaataatttttttgtttgtttttctgatcTGAAACTCCATCCCAGAGTCCATACAGAACAGCCACATAAAACCTGGCGAGTGCACAGATCTCAGGATCGTGATGGTGGGGAAAACTGGAGCTGGAAAGAGTGCAACAGGAAACACCATCCTGAGACAAAAAGTGTTTGATGAAGATTTTTCTACTGAATCTGTGACTAAACAATGCCAACAACATCAGCAGATGGTAGAAGATAGAATCGTCTCAGTGATCGACACTCCAGGACTGTTTGATACAAAAATCAGTGAAGAACAAATGAAGCATGAAATAGTGAGATGTGTAGAGATGTCTGTTCCTGGTCCTAATGCGTTTCTGCTGGTCATCAGATTAGATGATAAGTTCACAGAGGAacagaaaaacacagtaaaatggATTCAGGAGAACTTTGGAAAGGATGCTGCATGTTACACCATCATTCTGTTCACTAGAGGAGATCAgttacagattaaaaaaaaagctattgaGGAGTTTCTGAACAATAACAAGCAGATTAGAGAGCTAGTTGGAGAGTGTAAAGGTCGTTATCATGTTTTCGACAACACAGATGAAGAAAATCAATCACAGGTCACTGAACTGCTGAAAAAGATAGACAGAATGGTGATGGACAACGGAGGACAGTGTTACACAAATGAAATGTACGAGAAagctcagaaaaaaataatgctgaaaaaGATTAAAGATGCAGCATTAGTGGCAGGAGCTGTAGGAGCAGCAGTTGCAGGAGGTgcaatgtttatttctgctcCTAGTCGTGCAGCTTTATTGGCAGGAGCAGCTGCTGGAGCTGCAGCAATGGCTGCTGCTAATGGAAAATCACTATATGATGCTAAAATCAAAGGGGGCACCACAGTTTTCAAAGAAAGTCAAGCAAAAAAATGATTCCAATAAGCAGAAgtgaaatactgaaaatataatatattaaaggaAGGGATATCAACTTTTGAGTTCATTTTGGAGtgagaaagtgttttttttttattataatttttttaacactCATGTTGTGTGCTGGTCATTTTGACCAGAAGAAGATATATTTCCTGAAAATGCTAATTAATATTATCGCATTGTTCTAAAAAGTAGTGATGGTGAAATTAAGCTTTATGAATCATTAAGCttggttcacaaaagggttaatttctagaggcttcatttgctcacaataccacatggtggccaaagagtgtaaaacaagcagatatattacagacagaggtggATAGTCAatgggtcagaaagtaaaagtcctgccatatgtttattccacccatgaactcagcagctgatttcaccagagaaggaaccaagtcattcctttcaagtcacaaacgagtctcgagtcaaatcccaagtcttcaaagagttaaagttaatgagataattaagtgactaattaaatgatgatcatgcattagtgatgaacacctgctgttattgagaatcacagaggatcagatgttgatattttattggttaaaatgataccaccatcatggaggtcagtgtttgctttaattgggctcttgacccttgactttttcTGTCAGATCTAGCTCTCTGTAATAATGCATGTGCTGTTATAAAGCAGAAAGATCAGTGCTGCGCAGTGAGCATCTAATAgctgttttcatatgatgaagGAACTGACCTGTTTACctccaaaataacttttttatttattttttatttatatgctcGGGTTTTCAATAACCAACCCTGTGAAACTACAGCATAAAAATGAAAGCGTTGCTTCAATAGTTATATTGAATGAATCTTAAATCTAtgtaatgcatataaatatttaaactccattgttatttagacacacacagacatcaagaaccagcatatgaatctcaacaatggtgacaatcaacaaaatgcttcatgctgcaatgcatacTGGTTAACactatagtaaaaactcccttcatgcactgcagcatgaattattattgtcaccattgttgaggatcatatgataagtgttcatgtctaaaagcctgagtgctacattttttgtaatattttaacattacggtgatatttgtttaataatatttagtactTATCTGGCAGGGGAGACACCATGATCAAGAAGGCAGTTCACCCCAGGCCATGGTATTGTAGATTTAAAGACCCCACTTCAAAGCCttttgatgatttgtttttccTCTTGGGGGTTTGAGAGCTAGAATGTCAGTGCAAGGGCAACGACGGAATGCTGCAAGATTCGTGTTATTGGAGTATCTGGAAATGGACCGTGTGACTTTTAGCAGAAGGATACTGCAAAGTGAATTGGGATTTAATCCTTCTCAGCTGGACTTTGTCTTTGCCTTACTGGGTAGGAAAACTTTTGAAGTGATATTTACTACCCTGTTGCTATATGAACAATGTCTGGAAAGATTTCAAAGAAAGAAGAATGAGTCTGCTTGTTTTCAAAAGATTGATTTGATTCAATTAGCTGAGAGagaactcagaattgtgacagTGGTGATGTTTTCAGAGAGGATTAAGCTTGAGGATATTTCCACATGGCTTTCATTGCATTGCTCAGTTACAAAAGCCTTTCAAATTAAAGATGTAGATGGAGTCAAGACAGGAGCCTCAAGATTCCATGTTCGTTTGAGAACTAACGAGAAAAGTGAGCTCTCCCACCTGCCATCCATGATCCAATTAGGCTCGATTAGAGGCTTTGTGTTCTACAATGGCCAACCTGAGGAGTGTAGGAAATGTGGATCTTTGAGCCATCTGGCAACCGCGGTGAAGTGAGCCGTCATCTGTGAACACCCGGTCAAGTGAGCCGCCACCTGGATTCTGCTGCACGTCTATTTGTGGTATTACGGTACGGAGACACGGAGCGGCCAAACAGCTGACAAAGACCTATATTTCAGCGGTTATGAATTAAATGTGccccaaaacacaaaaaataaaagatacagTTATATTATGTTCAAATATAGTATACTGTGGagttttccataaaaataaagtctgttaaaatacattatagcaCTGATTATTTCCTACTATTTTCTACATGCATTATTCTAATTAGTTAAtacaaaaatgtcaataatttttttttttttttgaacgacCAAGTCTCTGTGTCAACTTTCCCTGggttttactgtagaatttgggagataatgaatggcaaagtctgccacaatgcattatagcactgaCCAGTCCTtgacatttagacaggcattattctaattccttcagagttaacatggaattttcaatgcattcttattcaggacacccaagactctgtctgtgtcaagtttcatgagattttactgtagaatctgggagaaaatgaatgccagtctgccacaatgcattatagcacaccttcacatttagacaggcattattcaaattccttcagagttaacaagaaaattggaattaattcttcttcaggacacccaagactctgtctgtgtcaagtttcatgagattttactgtagaatttgggagaaaatgaatgccagtctgacacaatgcattatagcacaccttcacatttagactaTTCGTTTAGACTATAGATTATTctaattccttcagagttaacaagacaTTTTCGATACAtccttcttcaggacacccaagacccTGTCTATGTCAGCTTTCACTGTGTTTTAGTGTACAgtacaaatgtgtaatattcaaaaaagacaaaaaatgtggtccaaaacactaaaaaactattaacatgcatatttataatggacattataaaatataccaTTATATTATCTTCAAATATATTATACTATGGATATGGAAGATTATATGAAAAGAAgcattttgcattgtttttattaGCATGTCAAATTCCCAGGTGTCTCTTTTACAGAAGCAGTCTCTTTTACAGAAGCAGTCTCCACCACATATTGTTTGCTTACAAATGTTGAGGGTCTGAGTGGTCAAGCCAGTGCTCATCTACTGTCTTTACTTCTCTGACTTGTGTTGTAGatatttttctctttaataAAGAACACGGTCAGAGACAGAGTCTTTTGAGATTTTACTCTTGCAAGAAGGTCAGACAATACAGCAGTGAGTTCTGCAATATGTGACAAAAATAAGTGAACATGGTTCTCTGCTTTTATACCCCTTTGCCCCATGTTTTCAATAGCTATCTCCCAATATGACTATATGGCTAAGCAAGCCTCATGAACACATTCGA
The genomic region above belongs to Onychostoma macrolepis isolate SWU-2019 chromosome 01, ASM1243209v1, whole genome shotgun sequence and contains:
- the LOC131543521 gene encoding uncharacterized protein LOC131543521 yields the protein MNCLTSGDSQELRIVLLGVCEAGKSAIGNAILGQDTFEESRTRESEIQRGRVEDRNISIIDTPGFFNTQLTDEELQQQMMDSLSLAHPGPHVFLLVINLETFREEQRNIAEEIQDNFGAQALKFTMVLFIGREKMTKRELIAFTFTIKFQELIRHCKRNYHVINNKNEINQTHITELLEKIDEIIKQNDGQHYDNKLYMGCPTKSRKETKKQGMKKGRTTVQETKQEQIKIVQESHTHIVKEKSITNVVTEKKGFSSHVTKIERTELYEEECSRVPHENKNDEEEVVKQSVKSLKSSFEHMQIKKSVQKPEEYWTLSTTIKWDQKKKQTETTQHPTQAESIQNSHIKPGECTDLRIVMVGKTGAGKSATGNTILRQKVFDEDFSTESVTKQCQQHQQMVEDRIVSVIDTPGLFDTKISEEQMKHEIVRCVEMSVPGPNAFLLVIRLDDKFTEEQKNTVKWIQENFGKDAACYTIILFTRGDQLQIKKKAIEEFLNNNKQIRELVGECKGRYHVFDNTDEENQSQVTELLKKIDRMVMDNGGQCYTNEMYEKAQKKIMLKKIKDAALVAGAVGAAVAGGAMFISAPSRAALLAGAAAGAAAMAAANGKSLYDAKIKGGTTVFKESQAKK